CAGCGATGGCAGAACCTGTTGACAGAATATCAAATACCGTATGCATAAATAATTTTCAAATAGAAGATTCTGTACAGATGAGATGCTGCAGTAGCGGAGGACCAAAACCAGTCCGGCGTGGGAGGCCCCGTAAACGAAGGGCCCTCAACGAAAATTCTCAATATCGCTGTTATAAGCCGTGTTGCCATCCTGATGCTGATGGAAGGGTGAATGTGCTTGAACCCGAAGAACTTGAGGCGCTGAGACTAGTAGATTTACTGAATTATGACCAGGAATCTGCGGCCGCACAGATGGGAATATCCAGAAAGACTCTGTGGCGTGATCTCCATGCGGGCCGAACAAAGGTTGTTGAAGCCCTCGTTGAAGGTAAAAGGCTTGAGATGGGGGGGTGCACTGATTCTGAGAAAGAAAAATGCTGCTACAGAAATGGGGAGTGCAGATATACAGAACCCGTATCTGAAAGTGATTCTGGACGGGATTAGGTCCCGTTTTCCCTGTTCAGGCCCGTGTCAGGAACAAATCTGCGTATTTTCGGGCGACGTTCCCGCTGACTGTTGGCTTTAGTGATTCAAGCCAGAGGAAAAATCCTGTCATCTGGGGTGTGCGTTTGCTTTCCACACGGAAACCACCGGATTTCCGTACAACGACTTTCAGATATTCCTTTTTATTCCGTGACCGAAGGTATATGACCGGTTCAAATTCCGGAAGGTCCAGTGCAATAATTATTTTTGAAAAATCCTTGCTGATTCTATCCTGTGTATACTTTGTACCCTTTATTGTCAGTGTTTTTCCTTTCCAGATCTCCTGGGAACCGGATTCATGGAGAGCACCAAGAAGCAGTTTTTTTGCAAGAGGCGGGAGCTCATCCCTCTCCTGAAATTCTTCTTTTGGTTTTCCGGCACGTATTTCAGAAAGAATTCTGTCCCTTCGGTAATCATGAATTTGTTTGTAGTCGAAAGGCCGCTTTGGCTGAAGATCTTTCACATCAATTAATTTTGCGTGTTTGAGTGGTTTTCGTGGGATGCCTCTCGTGGAGGTGTTTGTCAGGAGATGTTTCAGTGTCTCACATGACTTTGTTACAATGAGTACACTCTCTGTTTCCCGCATCAGTCGTTTAACAATTGAGGAGCGAGATATATCAACCGAAGAAAAAAGGACAAATGGGACGGTAATCTGTCCATAGAGATAACCAAGCAGTTTCTTTTTATAATGTACTTCTTCTCTGAGCTCTTTGAGTTCGGTTCCGGATGTCACAACTTCTGCAAATCCGACTTTTCCGTCTCCTCCGACAAAGAGCATGTCCACTTCAGCGATGTCCTGACCATTTCCGCGGATGTTGATGTCCCCCCTGTTTGAAAAATACAGGCCATTTTGCCCAAATTTTGCAGGGATTGAGGGGAACGGGGCATCTGCTCCTTTGCGGACGATATACTGAATGTTGCCTGATCTGCGTGAGAATTCAAGCAGCATTTCATACATCAAAGATTCATACCATCGTCCTTCTGCTGCACGCATGGTTGAAATGTCATCTGAGAAGAGTTGTTTTTTCTCAATTTTTTTCAGATGTCTTATTGCCCGCTTTGAGATTGCTTTATTTGGATTACAGGATCTAAATGATTCCTTTATCCACCTGAGAGTATTCATGTGTGTACCTTTTTCGCCCAGGCAATGCGGAATTTTGTTGAATGATATTGATATTATTATCCGTGTTGCCTGCAGATATTTTCAACCGGATACTATATTAGTGTGGCGAACGTTATGAAAAAAATCGAAAAAATTCATAATGATAATATATCTATTTTTCCACGATGGGAACTGGACTTCATATTACGAATTAGCCTGGAGAGGGCTACCAGAATGTGATTTTCCCCTGATCATTCAAGGATCAGGATCTGTCTTGTCAGGCTTTTGTGAATCCGCTGGTAAAACTTTCTGACAACGGTGAAATTCTCTTCTGCCACTGACTGAATATCCACGTGGGTTACAATGACGCATCTCCCGCCGGGTTTAAGAATTCTGCGGATTTCCTGCAATGAATCGGAGTACAGCTGGTTCATTGACTCTGCCATGATGCAAACGGAGTGTCCGTAGGGAAGGTCCGTTACCACTGCATCAACAGAGTCATCTACAAGAGGGAGTTTTGTTGCATCTGCACGGAATAGATCCGCATCCGGCAGGTTTTTGCGGCACCCATCAATCATCATCTGGTCCATATCACTTCCAATGATCTTCATTCCACAGAGTTTTGCCTCCAGAAGTACTCCCCCTGTTCCACAAAACGGGTCACAGATGATTTCATCCGTCTTTGTCCGTGCGAGGTTCACCAGTGTGCGGGCAGTAATTGGCATCATCACACCCGGATGAAAGAACGGCCTGCGCATCGGATTTCTGTATTGATAACTCCCTCTGTCGATGTGCAGAATGACACGCCCAAAATAACATTTATCGCCCGCGATAATTGCCCGGTATTCCTGTTGTGGCGAATCAAGGGAAACCGGACCGTTGATATTAGCGCCAATCAGTCTTTCCAGGGATAGCTGAGACAGTGCTGTGGTGGCGTCCTCCATCTTCCGGACACGTGCGGCAAAGGTCTGCTCGGTTGTAATAGAGAGATCCTGAAGCATGGCAGTTATGCTTCTTTCATCAGCGTCACATGTGCCCAGATATTCCATGACCGTATGTGTCATGGCCAGCCGTTCGCAGGCGTCAGGGTCATCGCATTCGGCAACCGCAACCTGTGTTGCCCGTTCTTCTATGCATGCGAGTGTTTCCGCTTCTGCAAACGGCAGATCAGGATGCTCTCCGGAAAGTTCAAAGATACATTTCATATTCGGGTATAGTTCTACTCCATCCGGAGGGATAACTTCTTTGGAATAGGAATGGCAACATCGGTTCTACAGAATTTCAGTGAACGCAGGAAAGAAAAAAGAGAAATGATATGTTCCGGGTTATTTCATTTTGTCTTTCAGATCCTGGAAAAATCCCTTTGAACCATGCCCTGGTTCCTTGTTTCCTTCTAGTTCTAGGATTTGTTCGTAGAGTTCTTTTTCCTGTGATCCGGGATGTTTTGGAATGACAATCTTCATTCTGACAAGCAGATCCCCAGGTCTGCCGCGCCGGCGCACACCCTCTCCGGGGATCTTGAGGGCGGTATTATACTGAACCCCTGCAGGTACTTTCAGATCAATCTTTCTGCCGTCAATCGAGGTAATTGTGATGGATGTTCCCATAACTGCCTGAGCGGGGGATATCTCTGTTGTGGTTTCCAGATTGTCTCCGATACGGGTAAATTTGGGATTTGGCGTTACATGCACCTCGATAAAGAGGTCGCCATTCGGTGCACCCGGATCCCCTGCTTCTCCGTATCCCTCCATTCTCAGGCGCATGCCACTGTCGATCCCTGCAGGGATATTTACAGTAATTGTTCGCTTTACCCGTGAATGACCGCTGCCATTGCATTTTTTGCAGCGTTCTTCAGGGATTCGT
Above is a window of Methanogenium organophilum DNA encoding:
- a CDS encoding DUF134 domain-containing protein; this translates as MAEPVDRISNTVCINNFQIEDSVQMRCCSSGGPKPVRRGRPRKRRALNENSQYRCYKPCCHPDADGRVNVLEPEELEALRLVDLLNYDQESAAAQMGISRKTLWRDLHAGRTKVVEALVEGKRLEMGGCTDSEKEKCCYRNGECRYTEPVSESDSGRD
- a CDS encoding methyltransferase domain-containing protein, whose protein sequence is MKCIFELSGEHPDLPFAEAETLACIEERATQVAVAECDDPDACERLAMTHTVMEYLGTCDADERSITAMLQDLSITTEQTFAARVRKMEDATTALSQLSLERLIGANINGPVSLDSPQQEYRAIIAGDKCYFGRVILHIDRGSYQYRNPMRRPFFHPGVMMPITARTLVNLARTKTDEIICDPFCGTGGVLLEAKLCGMKIIGSDMDQMMIDGCRKNLPDADLFRADATKLPLVDDSVDAVVTDLPYGHSVCIMAESMNQLYSDSLQEIRRILKPGGRCVIVTHVDIQSVAEENFTVVRKFYQRIHKSLTRQILILE